One window from the genome of Grus americana isolate bGruAme1 chromosome 2, bGruAme1.mat, whole genome shotgun sequence encodes:
- the ZBTB14 gene encoding zinc finger and BTB domain-containing protein 14, with protein sequence MEFFISMSETIKYNDDDHKTVFLKTLNEQRLEGEFCDIAIVVEDVKFRAHRCVLAACSTYFKKLFKKLEVDSSSVIEIDFLRSDIFEEVLNYMYTAKISVKKEDVNLMMSSGQILGIRFLDKLCSQKRDVSSPEENTQSKSKYCLKINRPMGEPNDTQDDEVEEIGDHDDSPSDVTVEGTPPSQEDGKSPTTTLRVQEAILKELGSEEVRKVNCYGQEVEPMETTESKDLGSQTPQALTFNDGISEVKDEQTPGWTTAAGDMKFEYLLYGHREHIVCQACGKTFTDEARLRKHEKLHTADRPFVCEMCTKGFTTQAHLKEHLKIHTGYKPYSCEVCGKSFIRAPDLKKHERVHSNERPFACHMCDKAFKHKSHLKDHERRHRGEKPFVCSSCTKAFAKASDLKRHENNMHSERKQVTTANSIQSETEQLQAAAMAAEAEQQLESIACS encoded by the exons ATG GAGTTTTTCATCAGTATGTCTGAAACCATTAAATATAATGACGATGATCACAAAACTGTATTCctgaaaacattaaatgaaCAACGCTTGGAAGGAGAATTTTGTGACATAGCTATCGTGGTTGAAGATGTTAAATTCAGAGCACATAGGTGCGTGCTTGCTGCCTGCAGTACCTActtcaaaaagcttttcaaaaaacTGGAAGTTGATAGTTCATCAGTAAtagaaatagattttcttcGTTCTGATATTTTTGAGGAAGTTCTCAATTACATGTATACTGCAAAGATTTCTGTTAAGAAAGAGGATGTAAATTTGATGATGTCTTCAGGCCAGATTCTTGGTATTCGATTTCTAGATAAACTCTGCTCTCAGAAACGTGATGTATCTAGTCCTGAAGAAAACACACAGTCCAAGAGCAAGTACTGTCTAAAAATAAACCGTCCTATGGGGGAGCCTAATGATACCCAAGATGATGAGGTGGAAGAAATTGGAGATCATGATGATAGTCCATCAGATGTGACAGTGGAAGGAACTCCTCCAAGTCAGGAAGATGGAAAATCACCCACCACTACCCTGAGAGTGCAAGAGGCAATTCTGAAAGAGTTGGGAAGTGAAGAGGTTCGAAAAGTAAACTGCTATGGGCAAGAAGTAGAGCCTATGGAAACAACCGAATCAAAAGACTTAGGATCTCAGACCCCTCAGGCTTTGACATTCAATGATGGCATAAGTGAAGTGAAAGATGAACAGACGCCCGGCTGGACCACAGCAGCTGGGGATATGAAGTTTGAGTATTTGCTTTACGGTCACAGGGAACACATTGTATGCCAGGCTTGCGGTAAGACCTTTACTGATGAAGCACGATTGAGAAAACACGAAAAGCTACACACTGCTGATAGACCATTTGTTTGTGAAATGTGTACAAAGGGCTTTACCACACAAGCTCATTTGAAAGAGCACCTGAAAATACACACAGGTTACAAGCCTTACAGTTGTGAGGTATGTGGAAAGTCTTTTATTCGTGCACCAGATCTGAAAAAGCACGAAAGAGTTCACAGTAATGAGAGGCCATTTGCATGCCATATGTGTGATAAAGCTTTCAAGCACAAGTCCCACCTCAAAGACCATGAAAGAAGACACCGAGGAGAGAAACCTTTTGTCTGCAGTTCCTGCACTAAAGCATTTGCTAAAGCATCTGATCTAAAAAGGCATGAGAACAATATgcacagtgaaagaaaacaagttactACAGCCAATTCCATCCAGAGTGAAACAGAACAGTTACAGGCAGCAGCTATGGCTGCTGAAGCAGAGCAGCAATTAGAAAGTATAGCTTGTAGTTAA